Proteins from a genomic interval of Lactococcus protaetiae:
- a CDS encoding lectin like domain-containing protein: MNQGIQNICWSFTGTDTIATSSLSQLGTTPSLSPVYYDYLSADAFTDTINPLAIMLNNGLRQLSTDGNTLDYVPMMSVQGYDPVTAASLPQPQPVATAKDQKMSQIAFNQLTKANVHVSDSYKLNGFAPNQLPASSSAIMNRVNQIKQLVYQYGAVQFGLEAEISLDSPYYDSQNNASYVPYSAATAGSELVTTYDNQEYLNQDHELQIVGYDDNYSANNFTQSPGMNGAFVVKNTWGTSFGIGGYFYLSYADIYVAGSEIYADEVATTQSGEKTYSATNISPEASGYYYQLSESSKIVNTIFANTYTSQTVGTNQVEQLNSISAYMDQAGVSVELLYKTGAANSGTYTQLGTYTFTDAGYQTIPLSNAISLPNNTTYTVAIQILSLPSSCTTLNVPVQCKSDGSTGLYPVMTTGNSWSKYSGSWTNLSSTERANLYLGANTDVEPLQSPSVSYETQVQTYGWVSPTYNGQTNGTTGLALRAEALKASLLNLPSNLSGNIQYQAYVQGMGWQSTTATNGAIAGTVGQAKRMEAFRMQLTGSIASQYDVYYRAYVQNIGWLGWAKNWQTAGTSGMSYRIEAVQIQLVAKGSAAPSNDSVAFSYLTTPTVNYSAHVQNIGWQAPVVNGALSGTTGKSLRMEALKVELQNIASGVTGGITYRSQSQKIGWQAWVSDNSISGTTGQGLRDEAIELKLTGGLSNYFNVYYRAHVQSIGWQAWVSNGATAGTVGKGLRMEALEIKIVPKANPAP; encoded by the coding sequence TTGAATCAGGGTATTCAAAATATTTGTTGGAGTTTTACAGGGACAGACACTATTGCCACAAGTAGCCTTTCGCAACTAGGAACAACGCCTAGCTTATCACCTGTTTATTATGATTATCTATCTGCTGATGCCTTTACAGATACAATAAATCCTTTAGCTATCATGCTCAACAATGGACTAAGACAGCTATCAACAGACGGTAATACATTGGACTATGTCCCGATGATGAGTGTACAAGGTTATGATCCAGTAACTGCGGCAAGTTTACCGCAACCTCAGCCAGTAGCTACTGCGAAAGATCAAAAGATGAGTCAGATTGCATTTAATCAATTGACTAAAGCAAATGTCCATGTCAGCGACAGCTATAAACTTAATGGGTTTGCTCCTAATCAATTGCCAGCAAGTTCTAGTGCAATAATGAATCGAGTCAATCAAATTAAGCAACTTGTTTATCAATATGGCGCAGTACAGTTTGGACTTGAAGCTGAAATTTCGCTTGATAGTCCTTATTATGATTCACAAAACAATGCTTCTTATGTGCCTTATTCAGCGGCTACAGCAGGAAGTGAGTTGGTTACAACTTATGATAATCAAGAATACTTGAATCAAGACCATGAACTACAGATTGTTGGCTATGATGACAATTACTCTGCTAATAATTTTACTCAAAGTCCAGGAATGAATGGTGCTTTTGTAGTGAAAAACACTTGGGGAACTAGTTTTGGGATTGGAGGATATTTTTATCTCTCTTATGCCGATATCTATGTTGCAGGTTCTGAAATTTATGCGGACGAAGTCGCGACAACACAATCTGGAGAAAAAACATACAGTGCAACCAACATTTCGCCTGAAGCATCGGGTTATTATTACCAACTCTCAGAAAGTTCAAAAATTGTTAACACTATTTTTGCAAATACTTATACGAGTCAAACTGTGGGTACCAATCAAGTAGAACAATTGAACTCTATCTCGGCTTATATGGACCAAGCTGGCGTGAGTGTAGAACTACTCTATAAAACAGGCGCGGCTAATTCTGGTACTTATACACAATTAGGAACTTATACCTTTACAGATGCGGGTTATCAGACAATTCCGCTAAGCAATGCCATTTCACTTCCAAATAATACTACATATACGGTTGCGATACAGATTCTTAGCTTACCTTCATCTTGCACCACGCTTAATGTGCCAGTACAGTGTAAAAGTGATGGTTCAACGGGTTTATATCCTGTCATGACAACAGGAAATTCGTGGTCTAAATATAGCGGAAGCTGGACGAACTTGAGTAGTACAGAGCGTGCAAATTTGTATTTGGGAGCGAATACGGATGTTGAGCCATTACAATCACCCTCAGTTTCTTATGAAACCCAAGTACAAACATATGGCTGGGTCTCTCCCACTTACAATGGTCAAACCAATGGAACAACTGGGCTTGCGCTTAGGGCTGAAGCGCTGAAAGCCTCTCTTCTTAATCTTCCCTCCAACCTCTCAGGTAATATTCAATATCAAGCCTATGTTCAAGGAATGGGCTGGCAAAGCACCACGGCCACAAATGGTGCAATCGCTGGAACCGTCGGACAAGCCAAGCGCATGGAAGCATTTAGAATGCAACTCACTGGATCTATCGCTAGTCAATACGACGTTTATTACCGTGCCTACGTCCAAAATATCGGCTGGCTCGGTTGGGCCAAGAATTGGCAGACTGCAGGGACTTCTGGAATGTCCTATCGGATAGAGGCAGTACAGATCCAACTTGTTGCTAAAGGAAGTGCTGCACCCTCTAATGACTCAGTTGCTTTTTCATATTTGACTACTCCAACCGTAAACTATAGCGCTCATGTTCAAAATATTGGCTGGCAAGCCCCAGTCGTAAATGGCGCTTTATCAGGAACAACAGGGAAGTCACTTAGGATGGAAGCCTTGAAGGTAGAACTTCAAAATATTGCTTCAGGAGTAACAGGTGGAATAACCTATCGTAGTCAATCTCAAAAAATTGGTTGGCAAGCATGGGTATCTGACAATAGTATTTCTGGAACAACAGGACAGGGCCTGAGAGATGAAGCCATAGAGTTAAAACTTACAGGTGGACTCTCAAACTATTTCAATGTTTATTACCGTGCTCATGTTCAAAGTATCGGTTGGCAAGCGTGGGTATCTAATGGGGCAACCGCTGGAACAGTAGGTAAAGGACTTCGGATGGAGGCTTTGGAGATAAAGATTGTTCCTAAAGCTAATCCCGCACCTTAA